One Pleurocapsa minor HA4230-MV1 DNA segment encodes these proteins:
- a CDS encoding dCTP deaminase, whose protein sequence is MLKNDKWIVEQAQQGMIVPFEEKSVRKAVLGAKQSIPTISWGLSSYGYDIRLSPHDFRIFKHIPGTVIDPKKFNPKNLEQAELHSDEDGSSYFIIPANSYGLGASLESIKMPANVTAICLGKSTYARVGVIANTTPLEASWQGESITLEFSNASSADVKIYANEGVVQLLFFEGEACDTTYADRGGKYQHQGSGVTLPKV, encoded by the coding sequence ATGTTAAAAAACGATAAATGGATTGTCGAACAGGCACAACAAGGTATGATTGTACCTTTTGAAGAAAAATCAGTTAGAAAAGCTGTATTAGGTGCAAAGCAATCAATACCTACCATTAGCTGGGGTCTGAGTTCTTATGGCTATGATATTCGCTTGTCTCCTCACGATTTTAGAATTTTCAAACATATTCCTGGCACTGTCATCGATCCCAAAAAGTTTAACCCGAAAAACTTAGAACAAGCTGAGTTACACAGCGATGAAGATGGCTCATCATACTTTATTATTCCCGCCAATAGTTATGGCTTAGGGGCATCTTTAGAAAGTATCAAAATGCCAGCCAACGTTACTGCTATTTGCTTAGGAAAATCAACTTATGCTCGCGTAGGTGTAATTGCCAATACAACTCCCCTAGAAGCTTCCTGGCAGGGAGAGAGTATTACTTTAGAATTTAGTAATGCTTCGAGTGCTGATGTAAAAATTTACGCTAATGAAGGAGTAGTGCAGCTATTATTCTTTGAAGGAGAAGCTTGTGACACTACCTATGCCGATCGCGGTGGTAAATATCAGCATCAAGGATCGGGCGTTACCTTACCCAAGGTTTAA
- a CDS encoding Hsp20/alpha crystallin family protein, with protein sequence MAIVRYNPWSEMNSLQRQLNRMFDDVLTPATLADFGNFSKVPAAELTENEDNLVLKLEVPGMQPADLNIEATAKSISISGERKSETQAEDSGKTRTEFRYGSFERVIPLPVRIQNTEVKAEYKNGILHLTLPKAEAEKNKVVKVNLLDQVDAQ encoded by the coding sequence ATGGCGATCGTTCGTTATAATCCCTGGTCAGAAATGAACTCTTTACAACGTCAACTAAATAGAATGTTTGATGATGTTTTAACTCCAGCTACTTTAGCTGATTTTGGTAACTTCTCTAAAGTTCCCGCAGCCGAACTTACTGAAAACGAAGATAATTTGGTTCTTAAGCTAGAAGTTCCTGGAATGCAGCCTGCCGATCTAAATATTGAAGCAACAGCAAAGAGCATCTCTATTTCAGGAGAGCGTAAATCTGAAACTCAAGCTGAAGACTCAGGTAAAACTCGTACTGAATTCCGCTATGGTAGTTTTGAAAGAGTAATTCCTTTACCAGTAAGAATCCAAAATACTGAAGTGAAAGCTGAGTATAAAAATGGTATTTTGCACCTGACTTTACCTAAAGCCGAAGCAGAAAAAAATAAGGTGGTTAAAGTTAATTTGTTAGATCAAGTTGATGCCCAATAA
- a CDS encoding thioredoxin family protein, producing the protein MSEQQLKSSTNNSVRNIVIAIAAVVLSIALFLGAKTETNGTSLESQAKQSTPLNVALNNSKPTLTEFYADWCTSCQAMAGDLAQIKESYGDRVNFVMLNVDNTKWLPEMLRYRVDGIPHFLFMNAQGEAIAEAIGEQPKGILEADLDALIANNSIPYANQKGQISPVEAKVSVTDDTTDPRSHGATVK; encoded by the coding sequence ATGAGCGAGCAACAACTAAAATCATCCACTAATAATTCTGTCAGAAATATTGTAATTGCGATCGCCGCAGTTGTCTTGAGCATCGCTTTGTTCTTAGGTGCAAAAACCGAAACTAATGGCACATCCTTAGAATCTCAGGCTAAACAATCTACTCCGTTAAACGTGGCTTTAAATAATAGTAAGCCTACCCTTACGGAATTCTATGCCGACTGGTGTACTAGTTGTCAGGCGATGGCGGGAGATTTAGCACAGATCAAAGAAAGCTATGGCGATCGCGTTAATTTTGTCATGCTCAACGTTGATAATACTAAATGGCTACCAGAAATGTTGCGTTACCGAGTTGATGGCATTCCTCATTTTCTGTTTATGAATGCTCAAGGAGAAGCGATCGCCGAAGCCATTGGTGAACAACCCAAAGGAATTTTGGAAGCTGATTTGGATGCTCTGATCGCTAATAATTCCATCCCCTATGCCAATCAGAAAGGGCAAATTTCTCCAGTCGAAGCAAAAGTTAGCGTTACCGACGACACTACCGATCCTCGTAGTCATGGCGCGACAGTTAAATAG
- a CDS encoding 4Fe-4S binding protein translates to MKKRVTITFPRTAIRIPLTYRLAKDFNIASNIIRAQVAPNQIGKLVVELQGDIDQIDAAIEWMRMNDFQVYSASGEIAVDEKICVDCGLCTGVCPTQALVLNPETFRLDFKRSRCIVCEQCIPTCPVSAISTNL, encoded by the coding sequence ATGAAAAAAAGGGTGACCATAACCTTTCCTCGAACAGCAATTCGTATTCCTCTAACCTACCGTCTGGCAAAAGATTTTAATATTGCCAGTAACATCATTCGCGCTCAAGTTGCGCCAAACCAAATTGGCAAACTGGTAGTGGAGTTACAGGGAGACATCGATCAGATTGATGCAGCGATCGAATGGATGAGAATGAATGATTTTCAGGTATATTCCGCTAGTGGCGAGATTGCCGTGGATGAAAAAATTTGTGTAGACTGCGGTTTGTGTACGGGAGTATGTCCCACCCAGGCTTTAGTATTAAACCCAGAAACCTTTAGACTGGATTTTAAGCGATCGCGCTGTATTGTCTGTGAGCAGTGTATTCCAACTTGTCCCGTTTCAGCTATTTCTACTAATCTTTAA
- a CDS encoding DUF4164 family protein, whose amino-acid sequence MTINIEQDLGSILNNLNSKLDKLDEKLDTKLDKLDEKLDTKLDKLESKIEQRFDKVDERLNKIEISQADLKGDIKALDTKTDQLDKRVSNVEFANRGILIGLLVVILGGFAMVFWMVSK is encoded by the coding sequence ATGACTATAAATATTGAACAAGACTTAGGCAGTATATTAAATAACTTAAACTCTAAACTAGATAAATTAGACGAAAAGTTAGATACTAAGCTAGATAAATTAGACGAAAAGCTAGATACTAAGTTAGATAAATTAGAATCAAAAATTGAACAAAGATTTGACAAAGTAGATGAGCGTCTAAATAAAATAGAAATAAGTCAAGCTGATTTAAAAGGTGATATCAAAGCCTTAGACACTAAAACAGACCAATTAGACAAACGAGTTAGTAATGTTGAGTTTGCTAACCGTGGTATTTTAATCGGCTTGCTAGTGGTTATTTTGGGTGGATTTGCTATGGTTTTTTGGATGGTAAGTAAATAA
- a CDS encoding sorbosone dehydrogenase family protein → MFIAPRKFTLIGLGLIALLTSCNSVAKTPTATIKTQNLTPTPIKITLADLPQPYASESASNSPNVIPVPNRPTLQVPAGFKVNVFANNLPDVRWMTVTPDGDVLAVQSKQNKITLLQDKNNDGVAEIKQTFGDRNNNLDQPLGVTFAGDAFYVANTGEVLRFNYQPGQLELEGTGTQITELTPGGYNQHWTRNIVTSPDGDRLYVSVGSKSNVEPEELPRASIQVMNLDGSARSTYASGLRNPVGLDFHPVTGELFAAVNERDLLGDDLVPDYFTQVKKNGFYGWPYAYLSPKSLDPRRIQGDKSEKPELAAKTITPDVLFQAHSAALGVQFYDQQQFPDQYRNGAFVAFRGSWNRDRGTGYKIVYVPFGKNHQPLGYYEDFLTGFLVNPDIPETFARPVGLQVMPDGSLLLAEDGNNYIYRISYTK, encoded by the coding sequence ATGTTTATTGCTCCCAGAAAATTCACGCTAATTGGTTTAGGATTAATCGCGCTCTTAACTAGCTGTAATTCAGTCGCCAAGACACCAACAGCTACGATTAAAACTCAGAATTTAACCCCAACGCCGATTAAAATTACCCTAGCAGATCTGCCCCAACCTTATGCTAGCGAGTCTGCTAGTAATTCCCCTAACGTGATACCTGTACCCAATCGACCCACACTACAAGTTCCTGCTGGATTTAAGGTTAATGTCTTTGCTAATAATCTTCCTGACGTACGTTGGATGACCGTAACTCCTGACGGCGATGTCTTAGCAGTACAGTCCAAACAAAATAAAATTACTCTATTACAGGATAAAAATAACGATGGCGTTGCTGAAATAAAACAAACATTTGGCGATCGCAATAACAATCTCGATCAGCCTTTAGGCGTTACCTTTGCTGGAGATGCTTTTTATGTAGCCAATACAGGGGAAGTGTTGCGCTTTAACTATCAGCCAGGACAGTTAGAACTTGAGGGAACAGGCACACAAATCACGGAACTAACTCCAGGGGGCTATAATCAGCACTGGACGCGCAATATTGTTACCTCCCCAGATGGCGATCGACTCTATGTTTCCGTTGGCTCTAAATCCAATGTCGAACCTGAAGAATTACCCCGCGCTTCGATTCAAGTAATGAATTTAGATGGTTCAGCACGATCTACTTATGCTTCTGGTTTACGTAATCCTGTTGGTTTAGATTTTCATCCCGTTACAGGCGAATTATTTGCTGCCGTTAACGAACGAGATTTATTAGGTGATGATTTAGTACCCGATTACTTTACCCAAGTAAAAAAGAATGGCTTTTATGGTTGGCCTTATGCCTACCTGTCTCCCAAATCACTCGATCCACGACGGATACAGGGAGACAAAAGCGAAAAACCAGAACTAGCAGCTAAAACCATTACCCCAGATGTATTGTTTCAGGCACATTCGGCAGCTTTAGGGGTACAGTTCTATGACCAGCAGCAATTTCCCGATCAGTATCGTAATGGTGCATTTGTAGCCTTTAGAGGCTCATGGAATCGCGATCGCGGTACAGGATATAAGATTGTTTATGTTCCCTTTGGTAAAAACCATCAACCCCTTGGCTACTACGAAGATTTTCTCACAGGGTTTTTGGTCAATCCTGATATTCCTGAAACTTTTGCCCGTCCTGTTGGCTTGCAAGTCATGCCCGATGGTAGTTTATTACTAGCGGAAGATGGCAACAATTATATTTATCGCATTAGTTACACAAAGTAA
- the lysS gene encoding lysine--tRNA ligase, protein MAEDNSSNKPQGGSNLDEIRATRIEKVAQMKELGLNPYAYKWESSHHAAELQAKYVALAAGEEVEDQVAIAGRIMARRVFGKLAFFELQDETGKIQLYLEKKRINQTMSEDLEGAFNHLKRLSDTGDILGVKGTVKRTEKGELSVYVSEFQILTKSLLPLPDKWHGLTDTEKRYRQRYVDLIVNPQVRQTFRIRAKITAAIRRYLETRDFLEIETPVLQSEAGGAEARPFITYHNTLEMDLYLRIATELHLKRLIVGGFERVFELGRIFRNEGVSTRHNPEFTSIEVYQAYADYHDMMALTETMISDVAQSVLGTTKVTYQGEEIDLTPPWRRVTMHEVVQDATGVDFAQFSDFDLARTAAKDAGIEVPADCQTIGKLLNEAFEQKVETTLIQPTFITDYPVEISPLAKPHRDKPGLVERFELFVVGRETANSFSELTDPLDQRGRLEAQAAKKAAGDLEANDIDEDFLAALEYGMPPTAGLGIGIDRLVMLLTDSPSIRDVIAFPLLKNQSTAIKDFDYDADKQTLRVVFGNGSVYQYSDVPEKIYQELKETGSVGQYFNSQIRDKFGFDREM, encoded by the coding sequence ATGGCAGAAGATAATTCCTCAAATAAGCCCCAAGGTGGTTCTAATTTAGACGAAATTCGCGCTACCAGAATTGAAAAGGTGGCCCAGATGAAGGAATTGGGCTTGAACCCCTACGCTTATAAATGGGAATCAAGTCATCATGCTGCTGAGTTACAGGCAAAATATGTCGCTCTGGCTGCGGGAGAAGAGGTAGAAGACCAAGTGGCGATCGCTGGGAGAATTATGGCGCGCCGTGTTTTTGGTAAACTGGCGTTTTTCGAACTACAGGACGAGACGGGAAAAATCCAGCTTTACCTAGAGAAAAAAAGAATTAATCAAACTATGTCAGAAGACTTAGAGGGGGCATTTAATCACCTGAAAAGGCTTTCTGACACGGGGGATATTTTAGGTGTCAAAGGAACGGTTAAACGGACAGAAAAGGGTGAACTTTCGGTTTATGTCAGTGAGTTTCAAATTCTGACTAAATCTTTATTACCTTTACCTGATAAATGGCACGGTTTAACGGATACCGAAAAACGCTATCGTCAGCGTTATGTAGATTTAATTGTTAATCCCCAGGTAAGACAGACTTTCCGTATTCGCGCCAAAATTACCGCAGCGATTCGTCGTTATTTAGAAACTAGGGACTTTTTAGAAATTGAAACTCCCGTTTTACAAAGCGAAGCAGGTGGTGCGGAAGCTCGTCCCTTTATTACTTATCACAATACTTTGGAGATGGATCTCTATCTCCGTATCGCTACCGAGTTACACCTCAAAAGATTAATTGTTGGTGGGTTTGAGCGAGTGTTTGAACTAGGCAGAATCTTTCGTAATGAGGGAGTTTCAACCCGCCATAATCCTGAGTTTACTTCCATCGAGGTGTATCAAGCTTACGCCGACTATCACGACATGATGGCGTTGACGGAAACCATGATTAGCGATGTGGCGCAGTCAGTATTAGGTACAACTAAAGTTACCTACCAAGGAGAGGAAATAGATTTAACTCCTCCCTGGCGCAGAGTAACCATGCATGAAGTTGTTCAAGATGCCACAGGAGTAGACTTTGCTCAGTTTAGCGACTTCGACTTGGCGAGAACCGCAGCTAAAGATGCTGGGATCGAAGTTCCCGCAGACTGCCAAACTATTGGTAAATTGCTCAACGAGGCTTTTGAGCAGAAAGTAGAAACCACTTTGATCCAGCCGACTTTTATTACCGACTACCCCGTAGAAATATCCCCTCTAGCAAAACCCCATCGCGACAAACCAGGATTAGTGGAAAGATTTGAACTATTTGTGGTGGGTAGAGAAACTGCCAATAGTTTTTCGGAGTTAACCGATCCTCTAGATCAACGAGGGAGACTGGAAGCTCAAGCAGCCAAAAAAGCAGCAGGCGACTTAGAAGCTAACGATATTGATGAAGACTTTTTAGCAGCCTTAGAATATGGGATGCCTCCTACTGCTGGTTTAGGCATCGGCATAGATCGTTTGGTTATGCTGTTAACCGACTCTCCTAGCATCCGCGATGTAATTGCTTTCCCTCTACTCAAAAATCAAAGTACAGCAATTAAAGACTTTGACTATGATGCAGACAAGCAAACTCTGCGAGTTGTTTTTGGTAATGGCAGCGTCTATCAATATTCTGATGTGCCTGAAAAGATTTATCAAGAATTGAAAGAAACTGGCTCAGTGGGACAGTATTTTAATTCACAAATTCGAGACAAGTTTGGCTTTGATCGCGAAATGTGA